AGTGTAGTGGGCGCTGGGCGCGCCGTCCAGTGCGCATCGCGGCCGGGGGAGAACGGACGCGCCGGGCCGCGGGCTAACCCGGCAGGCGCGCCACGAGTTCCACTTCCACGCGGGCGCCCAGGGGCAGGCCGGCCACGGCGACGGTCGAGCGCGCCGGCGGCGCCACCCCCGCGAAGTACTCGGCGTAGACCGCGTTGAAGGCGGCGAAGTCGGCCATGTCGGCGAGGAAGCAGGTCGTCTTCACGACGTCGCCGAAGCCGGCGCCCGCGGCGGCCAAGATCGCGGCCAGGTTCTTCATCACCTGGTGGGTCTGGGCCCCGATATCCCCGGGGACGAGCTTGCCGGTCGCGGGATCGAGCGGTACCTGGCCAGCGCTGTAGAGGAAGTCGCCGCTCTGTACGGCCTGGCTGTAGGGGCCGACGGCCGCCGGAGCTGCCCCCGTCTGGACGATCTTGCGCAGCATTCCCCTCACTCCACGGTGACGCTCTTGGCCAGGTTGCGCGGCTGGTCCACGT
This bacterium DNA region includes the following protein-coding sequences:
- a CDS encoding reactive intermediate/imine deaminase (has endoribonuclease activity on mRNA), with amino-acid sequence MLRKIVQTGAAPAAVGPYSQAVQSGDFLYSAGQVPLDPATGKLVPGDIGAQTHQVMKNLAAILAAAGAGFGDVVKTTCFLADMADFAAFNAVYAEYFAGVAPPARSTVAVAGLPLGARVEVELVARLPG